The following proteins are encoded in a genomic region of Eriocheir sinensis breed Jianghai 21 chromosome 2, ASM2467909v1, whole genome shotgun sequence:
- the LOC126998186 gene encoding uncharacterized protein LOC126998186 — protein sequence MGDTPASTCWQYKKAHYKKARYKKARYKKAKKARYKKARYKKARYKKARYEKACYKKASYEKKARYRKEMGR from the exons ATGGGGGACACGCCGGCCTCCACGTGCTGGCAG tataaaaaagcccactataaaaaagcccgctataaaaaagcccggtataaaaaagcc aaAAAGGCCCGCTATAAAAAGGCCCGCTATAAAAAAGCCcgatataaaaaagcccgctatgaaAAAGCCTGCTATAAAAAAGCCagctatgaaaaaaaagcccgct ACAGgaaggagatgggccggtag